One stretch of Elephas maximus indicus isolate mEleMax1 chromosome 22, mEleMax1 primary haplotype, whole genome shotgun sequence DNA includes these proteins:
- the ZNF280B gene encoding zinc finger protein 280B: MEQPSVLCEEEQEPGPQKSVKETTQVNDEDSELIFVGVEHVNEDAELIFVGVTSQSKPVVSTILNRATPGSYSRRRKYGHLRQDPPCSISQPSSHMTPASKVATLSPVSPSEVRSTDSPIIIEPSSNPDYKNNSPQVKPNSASELCSPLIRFTSSLQHPGGAAFSVGGVNEGRRVSKQLSTSEVNSTNPKRPKLSDGVPGGHSLALSSLGISPTRNVQQNIPSKDIYTSLSRVQNRAPFPTAFPKDSANFKTLNLDRENGGRAKTDFSRIASENKTFDSQEGNLIVLLPDFYYGHSEGNGQPEEKTFTNFKCLSCLKVLKNVRFMNHMKHHLELERQRSNSWDSYTICQHCNRQFLTPFQLQRHIESVHVSQDPSTVCKICELSFETDHALLQHMKDTHKPGEMPYVCQVCNYRSSAFADVETHFRSRHENTKNLLCPFCLKIFKTAVPYMCHYTGHREKSVHQCSKCRLQFLTFKEKMEHKTQCHQMFTKPKQLQGLPPETKVVIQVSPAPPHLGSAGVASITVSSSELPPLGLKELPGKPINSSLCKSQGFQSKSKAPIKRKPQSAHLSIAPNE; the protein is encoded by the coding sequence ATGGAGCAACCATCTGTGCTATGTGAGGAAGAACAAGAGCCGGGACCACAGAAAAGCGTAAAAGAAACCACACAAGTGAATGATGAAGATTCTGAACTGATCTTTGTTGGGGTGGAACATGTAAATGAAGATGCTGAGCTGATCTTCGTTGGCGTCACTTCACAATCAAAACCAGTCGTTTCAACCATTTTGAACAGAGCCACCCCAGGTTCATATTCGCGGAGGAGAAAGTATGGTCACCTCAGACAAGATCCTCCTTGCAGTATCTCGCAGCCTTCAAGTCATATGACCCCAGCATCAAAAGTGGCGACTCTCTCACCAGTTTCTCCATCTGAAGTGAGATCAACAGATAGTCCTATTATTATTGAGCCCTCGTCTAATCCTGATTATAAAAATAACTCGCCACAAGTCAAGCCTAATAGCGCTTCGGAGTTATGCTCTCCTTTGATTAGGTTcacaagttcattgcagcatccaGGAGGAGCAGCATTTTCTGTAGGAGGTGTGAATGAAGGGCGTCGTGTGTCAAAGCAACTTTCCACTTCCGAAGTGAACAGCACAAATCCCAAAAGGCCTAAACTCAGTGATGGAGTCCCAGGGGGACATTCTTTAGCTTTGTCCTCCTTAGGTATCTCTCCTACAAGGAACGTGCAGCAAAATATACCCTCAAAAGATATTTATACCTCACTAAGCCGTGTTCAGAATAGAGCACCTTTTCCAACAGCTTTTCCAAAGGACAGTGCCAATTTTAAGACCTTAAATCTGGATAGAGAAAACGGGGGACGGGCAAAAACAGACTTTTCAAGAATAGCAAGTGAAAACAAGACCTTTGATTCCCAGGAAGGAAACCTGATTGTGTTACTTCCTGACTTCTACTATGGACATAGTGAAGGAAATGGGCAGCCAGAAGAGAAGACTTTTACAAACTTTAAGTGCCTCAGCTGCCTGAAAGTTCTAAAGAACGTGAGGTTTATGAACCACATGAAACACCATTTGGAACTCGAGAGGCAGAGGAGTAACAGCTGGGACAGCTACACCATCTGCCAGCACTGCAACCGGCAGTTTCTCACTCCCTTCCAGCTGCAGCGCCACATCGAAAGTGTGCACGTCAGCCAGGACCCCTCCACGGTTTGTAAAATCTGCGAGCTGTCATTCGAAACAGACCACGCTCTCTTACAACACATGAAGGACACACACAAGCCAGGTGAAATGCCCTATGTGTGCCAAGTTTGCAATTACAGATCGTCGGCCTTTGCTGACGTGGAAACCCATTTTAGATCCCGCCATGAAAACACTAAGAATttgctttgtccattttgtctcaAAATTTTCAAAACTGCAGTACCCTACATGTGTCATTATACGGGGCACAGGGAAAAGAGCGTTCACCAGTGTTCCAAATGCCGACTACAGTTTTTGACCTTCAAGGAGAAAATGGAGCATAAGACCCAGTGTCATCAAATGTTTACGAAGCCTAAGCAACTACAAGGATTACCGCCTGAAACAAAAGTTGTTATTCAGGTGTCGCCAGCACCTCCTCATCTGGGATCAGCAGGAGTAGCATCCATCACTGTGAGTTCATCTGAACTGCCACCCCTGGGTCTAAAAGAATTGCCAGGAAAACCCATTAATTCTAGTTTGTGTAAATCTCAAGGGTTTCAGTCCAAGTCAAAAGCCCCAATAAAGCGAAAACCACAAAGCGCACATTTGTCGATAGCACCAA